From the genome of Psychrilyobacter atlanticus DSM 19335, one region includes:
- a CDS encoding nucleoside triphosphate pyrophosphohydrolase has product MKIYNKLVRDRIPEIIKENGKKSHCHTADDKEYLVALKAKINEEVEEFYETPCIEEMADILEVLRALGDYYGFSEDEIERARLEKNRKRGAFKNRIILEKVENS; this is encoded by the coding sequence ATGAAAATATATAATAAATTAGTTAGGGATAGGATACCTGAGATAATTAAAGAAAATGGGAAAAAATCACATTGTCATACTGCAGATGACAAAGAATATTTAGTGGCTCTGAAAGCTAAGATTAATGAGGAAGTAGAAGAATTTTATGAAACACCATGTATAGAAGAGATGGCAGACATATTGGAAGTTTTAAGGGCCTTAGGAGATTATTATGGTTTTAGTGAGGATGAAATTGAAAGAGCCAGACTGGAAAAAAATAGAAAACGAGGAGCTTTTAAAAATAGAATAATTTTAGAAAAAGTTGAGAATTCCTAA
- the cas5 gene encoding CRISPR-associated protein Cas5 codes for MKALRLVLTQNKAHYKKEETITNKMTYPLPPLSTVIGALHNACNFREYHPMDLSIQGTYSSLLKQPYTDYCFLNSVMDDRGILVKMKNNNLISTAFDKVAVAKKSMGNSFRKGITIEVKNPDLMDEYRKLKNLNDKISNFKRTRIERLKRIFKVRKKSLADKKKNLIKKSWKYKSVDLREKEVRKKEKNINEKIKAFEYNNYTREISKYNSLTTSIRYYEILHDVNLIIHVKTDDKTLEIIKENIYNLKSIGRSEDFVDISECEIVELVQDLSEEVIDELEGFIGKNSAYLDYQKIKENDITLKNKNGTKYFLNKNYEICGNKRIFNKKTVVYTSEYGIHEDSGDIYIDTRKMKNGERENYIVNFI; via the coding sequence ATGAAGGCTCTGAGATTAGTATTAACCCAAAATAAGGCACACTATAAGAAGGAGGAGACTATAACCAATAAGATGACCTACCCGCTTCCTCCTCTTTCAACAGTGATAGGTGCCCTGCATAATGCCTGTAACTTTAGAGAGTATCATCCTATGGATCTTTCTATTCAAGGGACCTATTCATCCCTACTGAAACAACCATACACAGATTATTGTTTTTTAAACTCTGTCATGGATGACCGGGGAATTTTAGTGAAAATGAAAAACAATAATCTAATTTCTACCGCTTTTGATAAGGTAGCAGTAGCTAAAAAAAGTATGGGAAATAGTTTTAGGAAGGGAATAACCATAGAGGTAAAGAACCCGGATTTGATGGATGAGTATAGAAAGTTAAAAAACTTAAACGATAAAATTTCAAATTTTAAAAGAACTAGGATAGAGAGACTAAAAAGAATATTTAAAGTTAGGAAAAAATCTCTGGCAGATAAGAAAAAAAATCTGATAAAAAAATCATGGAAATATAAAAGTGTAGATTTGAGGGAAAAAGAGGTTAGAAAGAAAGAAAAGAATATCAATGAAAAGATAAAAGCATTTGAATATAATAACTATACAAGGGAAATTTCAAAATATAATTCTTTGACAACATCAATCAGGTATTATGAAATTTTACACGATGTAAATTTAATTATTCATGTTAAAACAGATGATAAAACATTAGAGATTATAAAAGAAAATATCTATAATTTAAAATCTATTGGAAGAAGTGAAGACTTTGTGGATATAAGTGAGTGTGAAATTGTAGAATTGGTTCAAGATTTATCGGAAGAAGTTATAGATGAATTAGAAGGCTTTATCGGTAAAAATTCTGCATATTTAGATTACCAGAAGATAAAGGAAAATGATATAACGTTAAAAAATAAAAATGGAACAAAATATTTTTTAAATAAAAATTATGAAATATGTGGGAATAAGAGAATATTCAATAAAAAAACAGTTGTTTATACGTCAGAATATGGTATTCATGAAGATAGTGGGGATATCTATATAGATACAAGAAAAATGAAAAATGGTGAAAGAGAAAATTATATTGTTAATTTTATATAG
- a CDS encoding alanine/glycine:cation symporter family protein, whose product MEVIINGLNSIVWSPVLVYLCLGAGLFFTLKTSGVQFMMIKEMIRLLLGKDVKEGERSKDSISGFEAMCMSVSGRVGTGNIAGVATAIALGGPGSIFWLWMISLLGAASSYVESTLGQLYKEKFEGGYRGGPAYYFKKGLLGGKTWYGNLFAMSTVLAMLICMPSTQSNVIAGSLKTAVGVPQWMTGLIIVGFLSVIVFGGAKRLAKFAGIVVPFMAVIYIIIAVIVLALNAGDIIPSLTLIVKSAFGKEEAFAGIAGAAISWGVKRGIYSNEAGQGTGPASAAAADTSHPAKQGLIQAFSIYIDSIFVCTATALMIIITGAYKVFDGATGKTIFAGKGATSSMSMGSVGAANTSTALDIGIGYGAYIVAIAIVFFAFTTLLAFFWNGDTALVYLTKGSEKGKKIRFVSKLVYLGFTFSGSIAAGGMAWTFGDIGIGIMAWINIVGILIMHKPAIACLKDYKLRMKENREDEWDFNPNKIGIEGNFSVWDEIRREGRDTVEEGAVELKTS is encoded by the coding sequence ATGGAAGTTATAATTAATGGGTTAAATAGTATTGTTTGGTCACCGGTGCTTGTATATCTTTGTTTAGGTGCAGGGTTGTTTTTTACTTTAAAAACAAGTGGTGTTCAATTTATGATGATTAAAGAGATGATAAGATTATTATTGGGAAAAGATGTTAAGGAAGGAGAAAGGTCTAAGGATTCAATAAGTGGATTTGAAGCCATGTGTATGTCTGTATCCGGAAGGGTAGGAACTGGGAATATTGCAGGAGTAGCTACAGCCATAGCATTAGGAGGACCCGGGTCGATATTCTGGTTATGGATGATTTCATTGTTAGGGGCTGCATCATCATATGTGGAATCTACATTGGGACAATTATATAAAGAAAAATTTGAAGGTGGATATAGAGGAGGACCTGCTTATTACTTTAAAAAAGGGTTATTAGGCGGGAAAACTTGGTATGGAAATTTATTTGCAATGTCTACAGTGTTAGCTATGTTGATATGTATGCCGTCTACTCAATCAAATGTAATCGCAGGAAGTTTAAAGACAGCAGTAGGAGTTCCTCAATGGATGACAGGATTAATTATTGTAGGATTCTTAAGTGTTATTGTTTTTGGAGGAGCGAAAAGATTAGCGAAGTTTGCTGGTATAGTAGTTCCATTTATGGCAGTAATATATATCATCATTGCAGTGATAGTGCTGGCACTTAATGCCGGGGATATCATCCCATCATTAACTTTAATAGTTAAATCTGCATTTGGAAAAGAAGAAGCTTTTGCAGGAATTGCAGGTGCAGCAATATCTTGGGGTGTAAAAAGAGGTATTTATTCGAATGAAGCAGGGCAGGGAACGGGACCAGCTTCAGCAGCAGCAGCAGATACATCACATCCTGCTAAACAAGGATTGATACAAGCATTTTCTATCTATATTGACTCAATATTTGTATGTACAGCTACAGCTTTGATGATTATTATTACAGGAGCATATAAGGTCTTTGATGGAGCTACCGGTAAGACAATATTTGCAGGAAAGGGTGCAACTTCTAGTATGAGTATGGGATCAGTAGGAGCCGCTAATACATCTACAGCATTAGATATAGGTATTGGATATGGTGCATATATAGTTGCCATAGCCATAGTATTCTTTGCCTTTACTACATTATTAGCATTTTTCTGGAATGGAGATACAGCGTTAGTATATTTAACTAAGGGTAGTGAAAAAGGTAAAAAAATCAGATTTGTTTCAAAGTTAGTATATCTTGGATTTACATTTTCAGGTTCTATAGCAGCAGGAGGAATGGCTTGGACTTTTGGAGATATAGGGATAGGAATAATGGCTTGGATAAATATAGTAGGAATTTTAATAATGCATAAACCAGCAATTGCCTGCCTAAAAGATTATAAATTAAGAATGAAAGAAAATAGAGAAGATGAGTGGGACTTTAATCCAAATAAGATTGGGATAGAAGGAAATTTTTCTGTATGGGATGAAATAAGAAGAGAGGGAAGAGACACAGTTGAAGAAGGTGCAGTAGAATTAAAAACATCATAG
- the cas7i gene encoding type I-B CRISPR-associated protein Cas7/Cst2/DevR, giving the protein MMKRALTLTVIANITSNYGEGLGNVSSIQKVFRNGNTYATRSRESLKNSLMVQSGMYDDLKVTVDGATQKEVNEELNVSNCRALEGGYMNTAVGEKKLTYVRKSSFYLTDAVACEPFVNEARFHNNLHLARTYGKANNIRLQDREAAKKTGLMPYNYEYDKSLKIYSITFDLSMIGKDENFDIEASHEEKAERVNSMLKTVENLNLIVKGNLDNAEPIFVVGGLSDRMTHQFENVVRVKDGKLKITNDLKDRIAKGYRVGLLEGDGIDNETDIVEELRPMSVAKFFDNLKDEVNQYYGV; this is encoded by the coding sequence ATAATGAAAAGAGCATTAACGTTGACAGTAATTGCCAATATAACTTCAAACTATGGAGAGGGATTAGGAAATGTATCCTCTATACAAAAAGTTTTTAGAAATGGGAATACCTATGCTACCAGGAGCAGGGAAAGTTTGAAGAACTCATTGATGGTACAGAGTGGGATGTATGATGATTTGAAAGTAACTGTAGACGGAGCTACTCAAAAAGAAGTAAATGAAGAATTAAATGTAAGTAACTGCAGGGCACTAGAAGGTGGGTATATGAATACAGCTGTAGGAGAGAAAAAACTTACATATGTAAGAAAAAGTTCATTTTACCTAACAGATGCTGTTGCCTGTGAACCCTTTGTAAATGAAGCAAGATTTCACAATAATCTTCACCTTGCCAGGACATATGGTAAAGCAAATAATATAAGACTTCAGGATAGGGAAGCCGCTAAAAAAACAGGACTCATGCCATATAACTATGAATACGACAAATCATTAAAGATCTATTCTATTACATTTGATCTTTCTATGATTGGAAAAGATGAAAATTTTGATATAGAGGCTAGTCACGAGGAGAAAGCAGAGAGAGTTAACTCTATGTTAAAAACTGTTGAAAACCTTAATTTAATTGTAAAAGGAAATTTAGATAATGCTGAACCTATATTTGTTGTGGGAGGATTATCAGACAGGATGACCCATCAATTTGAAAATGTTGTAAGAGTAAAAGATGGAAAACTAAAGATAACGAATGATTTAAAGGACAGGATAGCCAAAGGATACAGGGTAGGACTTTTAGAGGGAGATGGTATAGATAATGAGACTGATATAGTCGAAGAATTAAGACCTATGAGTGTAGCGAAGTTCTTTGATAATTTAAAAGATGAAGTCAATCAATACTATGGAGTATAA
- a CDS encoding DUF748 domain-containing protein → MKKIYKITLLSLSIIIFLLVVGTNLILKGVVSSSLESSLKRKVSISSLWLNPFTGTLFSHNVTIWKDEKDPLLSLKSIEINIDPLKLFRGKLSISEIRLIEPALNLINLQENSEVKKKPSTEIKKSASTTSSQGFIKEVEVHNITIENLTFIRPQGILKSMNTITLKVPESTYENNKLNLSANLKVLGSGLVDIKIKVNTETGLLDTSLTSQGFHLNNTFSSKEKGNLSLSGDIKGNIFIQGNYLKKIFQVGGNIISSKVLAENEKGELLLTSEHISVDLESLTFPEISLNLKKLEIEDTKGNLSIFKREKKGSILEKKHEVNLLSEETKNPMLKDIKIDEISVKRSSLSYGALIFTDINLNLKDLKNIPQNISPALLSFTLNDSIIFSSQSLVEVLDYSMGFDPLQSLIFKGNFTLETPSLELPDSMNKHLPYEAEIKKVKLKGDYFYTYPNIILNSDIFTEDLKLIGKETQLHNILIRSLSGKVSSTYNLDDNSYSIFGPLDLKRLNIKDKKDQNFFNGDLSVAVGSLSKEKIVLDSVRFSSFFLDLNKKISPEVPKSSSEEEIATQGDKTPPKEEDIEVIIDNLKLRKGQIVTGDLSLNNVYLDGNNISNKNINSNFIVDVLVNNSASFKGNLNVKLDDIDVLSDLKVKGNVSVSNLDLKILTPYLKALPYEFNGVINYSSFLNYSKDTMSSKGDFSAADLYIKKPDSMEIFMGNIRSKVDFRLKKEEFTLSKSSFSFTNLDGKIKDETKFKISKGDIAVKEFSPKIIKLGTISLISPTIDLREAPKESNEIKTSSKVPNEQKEENPLPILSASKIKIKNGKVTYRGLKKISIYDNIDVSTLNFTTEKNKIFSIDTGFSIIGIEKIELKGNLSLKEDWDFSPKTLTFNGAFNVTKLKIPDFNNLLRKSLPNEFDGGILSSRGKVDLSGGQLNSEHDITISKIDLGKVTGYSREIPLGSIVKVLTDKYGNINLTLPVTGDLTNPKLGITTIVTSSLMSGLIKAAKSPQTIISKILTLENNEIKTIYFQYLSDELNKLERDKLSEIVNILTENPKSKVTFTLYTNKNIEKNLIATKSITGILSGQKTGSEITLEGLMEDRKQYILNFFTNRVSSKRIEVKISKDNHSLPQAKVDFKE, encoded by the coding sequence ATGAAAAAAATATATAAAATTACTCTACTGTCTCTTAGTATAATTATATTTCTTTTGGTAGTAGGCACAAACCTAATTTTAAAAGGAGTTGTCAGTTCATCTCTAGAAAGCAGCTTAAAGAGAAAGGTAAGTATCAGCAGCCTCTGGCTAAATCCTTTCACAGGAACTCTTTTTTCCCATAATGTGACCATATGGAAAGATGAGAAAGATCCGCTATTGTCTCTAAAATCTATAGAGATCAATATAGATCCTCTTAAGCTTTTTAGAGGAAAGCTGTCTATAAGTGAGATTCGTCTTATTGAGCCTGCTTTGAATCTCATTAATTTACAGGAAAACTCAGAAGTTAAAAAAAAACCTTCTACAGAAATAAAAAAATCAGCTTCTACGACTTCCTCTCAAGGCTTTATAAAAGAAGTAGAAGTTCATAATATTACAATAGAAAATTTGACTTTTATCAGACCACAGGGAATATTAAAATCAATGAATACAATAACCCTTAAAGTCCCTGAGTCTACCTATGAAAACAATAAACTAAATTTATCTGCAAATCTAAAGGTTTTAGGGAGCGGACTCGTTGATATAAAAATTAAAGTTAATACGGAAACTGGCCTATTGGATACTTCGTTGACATCCCAAGGGTTTCATTTAAATAATACCTTTTCCTCAAAGGAAAAAGGTAACCTCAGTTTATCTGGGGATATTAAAGGTAATATTTTTATTCAAGGAAACTACCTGAAAAAAATATTTCAGGTAGGAGGAAATATCATCAGTTCAAAGGTTCTTGCTGAAAATGAAAAGGGAGAATTGCTTCTAACCTCTGAACATATATCTGTCGACCTGGAAAGTCTGACCTTTCCTGAGATATCTCTAAACCTTAAAAAGTTGGAAATAGAGGACACTAAAGGTAATTTATCTATTTTTAAAAGAGAAAAGAAGGGTTCTATCCTTGAGAAAAAACATGAAGTAAATCTACTATCTGAAGAGACAAAAAATCCTATGCTAAAAGATATAAAGATCGATGAGATTTCAGTTAAAAGGTCTTCCCTCTCCTATGGGGCTCTTATATTTACAGATATAAATTTAAACCTCAAGGATCTGAAAAATATTCCTCAGAATATATCACCTGCTTTACTATCCTTTACCCTTAACGACTCCATAATTTTTTCATCTCAGTCACTTGTTGAGGTATTAGATTATTCTATGGGATTTGATCCTCTTCAATCTCTTATTTTTAAGGGTAATTTTACATTGGAGACCCCATCTTTGGAACTCCCTGATTCAATGAATAAGCACCTCCCATATGAGGCTGAAATTAAAAAAGTTAAACTTAAAGGTGATTACTTCTACACCTACCCTAATATCATATTAAACTCAGATATATTTACCGAAGACCTAAAACTCATAGGAAAGGAGACGCAGCTTCATAATATCCTGATTAGATCCCTCTCTGGGAAGGTTTCTTCAACATATAATTTAGATGATAACTCATACTCTATCTTTGGTCCATTAGATCTTAAAAGGCTCAATATCAAAGATAAAAAAGATCAGAACTTTTTTAATGGTGATCTATCTGTCGCTGTTGGTAGTTTAAGCAAGGAAAAGATTGTTTTAGATTCAGTAAGGTTTAGCAGCTTTTTTTTAGATTTAAATAAAAAAATTTCTCCTGAAGTTCCCAAAAGTTCTTCAGAAGAAGAAATTGCCACCCAAGGTGATAAAACACCTCCTAAAGAGGAGGACATTGAAGTTATAATAGATAATCTTAAATTGAGAAAGGGGCAGATAGTTACAGGAGATCTCTCCCTAAATAATGTCTATCTAGATGGAAATAATATATCCAATAAAAATATAAATTCAAATTTTATAGTAGATGTACTTGTAAATAATTCCGCTTCCTTTAAGGGAAATTTGAATGTAAAGTTAGACGATATAGACGTATTATCAGATCTCAAAGTAAAGGGAAATGTATCCGTTTCCAATTTAGATCTTAAGATATTGACTCCTTATCTCAAAGCCCTCCCCTATGAATTCAATGGAGTTATCAACTATTCATCTTTTTTGAATTATTCAAAGGATACTATGAGCTCCAAGGGGGATTTTTCTGCCGCCGACCTCTACATAAAAAAACCTGATTCTATGGAAATATTCATGGGAAATATACGTTCTAAGGTAGATTTCAGATTAAAAAAAGAGGAGTTTACCCTTTCAAAAAGCAGTTTCTCTTTTACAAATCTAGATGGTAAAATAAAAGATGAAACTAAGTTTAAAATATCTAAAGGTGATATAGCTGTGAAGGAGTTCTCTCCTAAAATAATAAAATTAGGTACCATCTCCTTGATATCTCCCACAATAGATTTGAGAGAAGCTCCTAAAGAATCCAATGAGATAAAAACGTCTTCAAAGGTTCCCAATGAACAAAAAGAAGAAAACCCTCTGCCTATATTATCAGCTTCGAAAATAAAAATTAAAAATGGAAAAGTTACCTACAGAGGTCTGAAAAAAATCTCTATCTATGACAATATAGATGTCTCAACTTTAAACTTTACTACTGAAAAAAATAAAATATTTTCCATAGATACAGGTTTTTCAATTATAGGAATTGAAAAAATAGAACTCAAGGGGAACCTTAGTCTGAAGGAAGACTGGGATTTCTCTCCTAAAACACTTACCTTCAATGGAGCCTTTAATGTGACAAAATTAAAAATCCCTGATTTTAATAACCTCCTAAGAAAAAGCCTGCCCAATGAATTTGATGGTGGTATTCTGTCATCCCGAGGAAAAGTTGATCTAAGTGGTGGTCAGTTAAATTCAGAGCATGATATAACCATCTCAAAAATAGATTTAGGGAAAGTTACCGGTTATTCCAGAGAAATTCCTTTAGGATCCATAGTAAAGGTGCTCACCGATAAATATGGAAATATCAACCTTACCCTTCCTGTGACCGGGGATCTTACCAATCCAAAGTTAGGTATAACAACAATTGTTACCAGCAGTCTTATGAGCGGATTGATAAAAGCAGCTAAATCTCCTCAAACTATCATTTCCAAGATCCTTACTTTGGAAAATAATGAGATCAAGACCATCTATTTTCAATATCTTTCAGATGAATTGAATAAATTGGAGAGAGACAAACTGAGTGAAATTGTAAATATACTTACAGAAAATCCAAAATCTAAGGTGACTTTTACTCTCTATACCAATAAAAACATAGAAAAGAATCTTATAGCCACAAAATCCATCACCGGTATCCTCTCTGGCCAGAAGACGGGTTCAGAAATAACTTTAGAAGGTCTCATGGAGGATAGAAAACAATATATCCTTAATTTCTTTACAAATAGAGTATCTTCCAAAAGAATAGAAGTAAAAATTTCTAAAGACAATCACTCTCTGCCACAGGCTAAAGTTGATTTTAAAGAATAA
- a CDS encoding AAA family ATPase, giving the protein MRPIRLKMMGIGPYAGEVDLDFSKLNEEGLFLITGATGAGKTSIFDGITYALFGKANFDDNEKKNGIICDYIDDKEKSKAYVEYTFDLDGIEYRVRRTPAYEYINRNDKLSKKLESVEIEFKDEIKTNKTEVNKFIEEDIIKLDYKQFKKIIMLAQGSFSEFIKSNSNQKSEILKQIFNTDIYEKISYRLKDKSDNIRKNIYKSKGDIFAALRTLEIEDEEWTDLLKKEVLEYEKLNRIISSNKLSLETLIEEKKNKKSKLDIVTLTKEIEESKVINEGIIKLNLAERALLTLQQQDKDIKDKINKTKRNQDAMKINGEYKILLDSKKNLDSKKSEYSEGKNFLEKLEEKSKTNVDNYKEFKEELEEKSKFISKMSILEADLKVYTSNEEEVSNLNKEVKKLTRRLRDTKRSTKHLNFQKCHLEHIESTLKKELEKSKKINDNKGLLEKKQLILIPILSKIGDISFLEDRIKSLKIDEERQLKITKKKLGIYNDLHNIWIQNEAYNLSKKLKTGKPCMVCGSTTHPDPPKKPVDCPTKKELDKAKEIYEISKKELTLCEGNLLSSKDQLDIENAKFLELITPYNLPEDKFDLLNLKDEYENKISDLNIQLDSLPAQIDLDKATSDKNENNDKIIQIIEKEGKLSTDLEVSNSKIEGFTHGNLEIEKKFQENKLDIEKFEKVLATAKDRYEELQTIIKNIEVLKEKIKTQEIQLKAAEDDINKLTKTIKTQEQKWDKTLIENNFKDLDEYRSTLNIPVDLLSEEIKTYNEEIVKQKTIISESEKFKNLNPVDLEKLNEKSKLLTQEIEEIDGFINRNQTQLNSFTNPEKKLDQSRVLLEEKEKQYKIFNKLYEISVGKYGEKRNNITFQNYVLAVYFQDVLDRANDRLSIMTNNQYHMRLDTAKKGNAGSGLEVNVFDSHTGKERSIKTLSGGETFKASMALALGLSDVVQSQNGGIKLDSVFIDEGFGTLDEESLSVAMDILMELKTSGRTVGIISHVNELKQTITSQIKVEKTVRGSRAEVVY; this is encoded by the coding sequence ATGAGACCTATAAGACTTAAGATGATGGGGATCGGTCCCTATGCTGGTGAAGTCGATCTTGACTTTTCAAAACTCAATGAGGAGGGATTATTTCTTATCACAGGAGCAACAGGAGCTGGAAAAACTTCTATATTTGACGGAATTACCTATGCCCTATTCGGGAAAGCTAATTTCGATGATAATGAGAAAAAAAATGGTATTATCTGTGACTATATCGACGACAAGGAAAAATCTAAAGCCTATGTAGAATATACATTTGATCTGGATGGTATTGAATACCGTGTGAGGAGAACTCCTGCATATGAGTATATCAATAGGAATGATAAACTCTCAAAAAAACTCGAGAGTGTGGAAATTGAATTTAAAGACGAAATCAAAACTAATAAAACAGAGGTAAATAAATTTATCGAGGAAGATATTATAAAACTCGACTATAAACAATTTAAAAAAATAATTATGCTGGCCCAGGGTTCCTTCAGTGAATTTATTAAATCCAATTCCAATCAAAAATCAGAGATACTGAAACAGATTTTTAATACTGATATATATGAAAAAATCAGTTATAGATTAAAAGACAAGTCGGATAATATCAGAAAAAACATCTACAAAAGTAAGGGAGATATCTTTGCTGCCTTGAGAACTTTGGAGATAGAAGATGAAGAGTGGACAGATCTCTTAAAAAAAGAAGTTCTCGAATATGAAAAACTTAACAGGATAATAAGCTCAAATAAGTTGTCCTTAGAAACTCTCATAGAAGAAAAGAAAAACAAAAAATCCAAGCTAGATATTGTAACTCTTACCAAGGAAATTGAGGAATCCAAAGTTATCAATGAGGGAATAATAAAATTAAATTTAGCTGAGAGGGCTCTTTTAACCCTTCAGCAGCAGGATAAAGATATAAAAGATAAAATAAATAAAACAAAGAGAAACCAAGATGCCATGAAGATAAATGGAGAGTATAAAATACTTTTGGATTCTAAAAAAAACTTGGATTCTAAAAAATCTGAATATTCAGAAGGTAAAAATTTTCTTGAAAAATTAGAAGAAAAATCTAAAACAAATGTTGATAACTACAAGGAATTTAAAGAAGAGTTGGAAGAAAAATCTAAATTTATAAGTAAAATGAGTATTCTAGAGGCAGACCTAAAAGTCTACACTTCCAATGAGGAAGAGGTAAGTAACTTAAACAAAGAGGTTAAAAAATTAACCAGAAGACTCCGAGATACTAAAAGAAGCACTAAACATTTAAATTTTCAAAAATGTCACCTAGAGCATATTGAGTCTACTCTAAAAAAAGAACTGGAGAAGAGTAAAAAAATTAATGATAACAAAGGTCTGTTAGAAAAAAAACAGCTTATTTTAATACCTATCCTGTCCAAGATAGGTGATATATCTTTCCTTGAAGACAGGATTAAATCATTAAAAATAGATGAAGAGAGACAGTTAAAGATAACTAAAAAAAAGTTGGGAATTTATAATGATCTCCACAATATATGGATTCAAAATGAAGCTTATAATCTCTCAAAGAAGTTAAAAACAGGAAAACCTTGTATGGTATGTGGTTCTACAACCCACCCTGATCCACCTAAAAAACCAGTAGATTGTCCTACCAAAAAAGAATTAGATAAAGCTAAAGAGATCTATGAAATTTCAAAAAAAGAGTTAACTTTATGTGAGGGGAATCTTCTCTCATCAAAAGATCAATTAGATATTGAGAATGCTAAATTTTTAGAATTAATTACTCCCTATAATCTTCCAGAAGATAAATTTGACCTATTAAATTTAAAGGATGAATACGAGAATAAAATATCTGACCTTAACATCCAATTAGATTCTTTACCTGCACAAATTGATTTGGACAAAGCTACCTCAGATAAAAATGAAAACAACGACAAAATCATCCAAATCATTGAAAAAGAAGGTAAACTCTCTACTGATTTAGAGGTATCAAACTCTAAGATAGAGGGCTTTACCCATGGTAATTTGGAGATAGAAAAAAAATTCCAAGAAAATAAACTGGATATTGAAAAATTTGAAAAAGTTTTAGCCACTGCCAAGGATAGATATGAAGAACTCCAAACTATTATTAAAAATATTGAGGTTTTAAAAGAAAAAATTAAAACTCAAGAAATTCAGTTAAAAGCTGCTGAAGATGATATCAATAAGTTGACTAAAACTATTAAAACTCAAGAACAAAAATGGGATAAAACTCTCATAGAAAATAATTTTAAAGATTTGGACGAGTACCGATCTACACTAAATATCCCTGTAGACCTCTTAAGCGAAGAGATAAAAACTTATAACGAAGAGATCGTCAAACAAAAAACTATAATTTCTGAATCTGAAAAATTTAAAAATTTGAATCCCGTAGATTTAGAAAAATTAAATGAGAAAAGTAAGTTATTAACCCAAGAAATCGAGGAGATAGATGGGTTTATAAATAGAAATCAGACTCAACTAAACAGCTTTACAAATCCTGAAAAAAAATTAGATCAGAGTAGAGTGTTATTAGAAGAGAAGGAAAAACAATATAAAATTTTTAATAAACTCTATGAAATATCTGTAGGTAAATATGGAGAAAAAAGAAACAATATAACTTTTCAAAATTATGTTCTGGCAGTTTATTTTCAAGATGTCTTAGACAGAGCTAATGACAGACTCAGTATAATGACAAATAACCAATACCATATGAGGCTGGATACAGCTAAAAAAGGAAATGCCGGCTCAGGATTAGAGGTAAATGTCTTCGATTCCCATACGGGAAAGGAAAGGAGCATCAAAACTCTCTCCGGGGGTGAAACTTTTAAAGCATCTATGGCTTTAGCTCTGGGATTATCAGATGTGGTGCAATCTCAAAATGGGGGAATAAAGTTGGATTCAGTATTTATAGATGAAGGTTTCGGTACCTTAGATGAGGAGTCTCTTTCTGTAGCCATGGATATTTTGATGGAATTAAAAACTAGTGGTCGAACTGTAGGAATCATCTCCCATGTCAATGAACTAAAGCAGACAATAACCAGCCAAATTAAAGTTGAAAAAACTGTCAGGGGAAGCAGGGCAGAGGTTGTTTATTAG